In Aspergillus chevalieri M1 DNA, chromosome 7, nearly complete sequence, the sequence CCTTTTCATCCTTCCTGCCCTGTTGCCCAATGCGTCAATGATGATAATAACCCAAGGACCATATGACGGTAGATCACCCTGACGGGCTTTATATTTGTGGTAATTAATTTCTTCACCGTGCTCTATTACAACCCGACGCTAGACCAGGACTGTCCTCCTTGGGTCTATGCTAGCTGCGCACTGGGTCTTTTTCTCTACCAGACGTTCGATGCTGTAGATGGCATGCAAGCGTATGTCTTCTCTCCCCCATTTGCCCGGTTTTCGCGTACTGAAGTATGTGTGTTAGGCGGAGAACGAGGCAGAGTGGCCCTCTGGGTGAACTGTTTGATCACAGCGTCGATGCTTGCAACACCGCATTGGGTGTCTTGATCTTCTGCTCTACGATGAATTTTGGTCAATCGTGGGCTACCGTGCTGACGCTGTTTGGATGTATGTACAGTATTCTGCCTGTGCAGAGTATAAGATACTGACTGGCATATCTAGCCACCATGACCTTCTATGTCCAGACCTGGGATGAGTACTACACCCAAGTATTGACGCTGGGTGTCGTCTCCGGCCCCGTGGAAGGAGTGCTAACGCTCTGCGTGGTGTTCGCATTTACAGCGTACGAAGGTGGTGGTAGCTTCTGGCACCGTTCTATGTTCGACACCGTCGGCGTGCCCAAGTTGGATTGGATCCCCGAAGCCGCCTACGATATGTCCTTTACGCAGTGGTACCTGATCTATGGTGCTctgctcctcttcttcgccacCGGATCTAGTATCTACCACGTCGTGCAGGTCCGCAGAGAACGCGGCCAGGATCCTATCAAGCCCCTGTTCGGTCTTCTCCCGCTTGTGGCGACTTGGATCTTCGTACCGGCCTACCTGTACCTGCAGCCAGCTATTTTGGAGAACCACTTGATTCCATTTGTTCTGTACGTCGGCTTGATTAACGCCTATTCTGTGGGACGGATGATCGTGGGGCACCTGGTGAAGGCCCCATTCCCGTACTTCAACATCCTTCAGGTTCCATTGGCTCTCGCCGTGTTCGACAATACTGGTCCTTTCTTTGGTCTCTGGTCTAGCGTTCTTGGAGCCGATTTCAGCAGTCAAGTGACGTTTGTTTTTGTTTCGCTTGGTCTGGCTGTTGGTGTATATGGAAGCTTTGTGGTATGTCTAGATGGTTCCATTGACTATAATGACGAGGGCTGGTGGCTAATTTGCTTGCAGCACGATGTTATCACCACGATCTGTGATTACATCGATATCTGGTGCTTGACCATCAAGCACCCGCACGTCGAGGAAGCGCAGGCCACTGCCAGGGAAGGCGTTGCCGTTGCGAAGAAGGCCCAGTGATTGGCTCGTTTGGTGTCCGACCAATCGCATATCAACTATGCGACACTTCTAGGCGAATAGTTCGATCTCTTTTCTCATTTTTCACTTTTGATGACCAATGGCCGGGATGGGGCTTTTGGAGAATTTAGACCATCATCTCGCGCGCGTAGGCATCGCATTCAATCAAAAGGTTGATATCATTCATGTGTATAACAGCGGTAAATTATTATTAGCGATAGAGCATTGTATTAGCAATTGACTGCATTTCTTCATCTCTAAAAGCCATAGATCTCTCGAGAAGTTACTAGGCCGTTGTATGAACCCGCGAATCAGCATCTTCTCCGTCCGATCCCGCACCGCTGATTGGTCGGCACCCTTGCCGTACCGGTCACGCCAAGTCCTACCCAAAACAAATAAGTAAGCGAGGGTTCAAACCCTAGGAATTTTTGCCCCCCGAACTCAGGCGCGGGCTAGTGAGGGTGCGCTGCCCCCAATTGAGAATTCGCTTCGAAATCGCCCATTCTCCACGAGACCTCTCTTCCGCTTTTTCACCAACCATCCCCAAGCAGGCCATCTCTATCAGCGCCTTCACTCAACCTATCTCGCTGATCGACTTTTTGTCTCGTCAAGATGGTGagttttgttttttcttcttcaggatTAATGTTCGATGTCGTGTCTATGTTACGGCGATGAGGATATCGTCGCTGTCGGATGGGGGAacttcatcgtcgtcgccgTCGCTAGCCACCGACCGACTGTTCGTCTACAAattgaaggatgagaaggagatAACTAACCTCTGCTCGTGTCAAAAAGGTTCTCGCGGTCGACCTCCTTAACCCTACGCCTCAGGCTGAGGCCCGTAAGCACAAGCTCAAGGTATGCATATCCTGAGCACACCACCCCCCGTCCACCAAGGTCCCAAGACTGATtcgaatttttttttccctctcgCAACAGACCCTTGTGCCTCAGCCTCGCTCTTTCTTCATGGACGTCAAGTGCCCCGGCTgcttcaccatcaccaccgtcTTCTCGCACGCCCAGACCGTTGTCATCTGTGCCGGTTGCTCGACCGTTCTCTGCCAGCCCACCGGTGGTAAGGCCCGTCTGACTGAGGGCTGCTCTTTCCGGAGAAAGTAAATGTGACGCGAACGGACGTCGGCCGGAACGGAGCGGAGCGATTTGATGTGATGAAAAGAAATGTGGCGTTTcttgcttctttttttcgaCGGATGGATTAataccttttctttttttcttttctttttcaatgaAAGGAATGGAATGAAATAagcagcagccgcagcagataGAAGATGGAATCCTCGCCCAGATCAGATCCCCCTCCAAAAATTTGACAGAAATTCGacaacaaaaagaaaatgtTTTGAAAAAGTGTGGCACTTCTTCGTTTTATTTGCTTACAACTTCTTACGATGGGGAGTTCCGGATATCTAGCATATGGTCAGTCCACCAGCTATGTCAATACGTTTTTCATTATCGTCCTGTTTTATTGCTTGTTTGTACGACTTGTTTCGATGAATGCACATGCGATTGCAATTACAACAACTGCCAATGATGAATCGGCCACtcgagcagcagcagcgacgACACCAGCAACGCTGGCAACGCATCTCAGCCATGACGACTTTGATATGAGTTACGAGGGATGCGGGATCGGTTATGGATACTGTCTTGGGTTGGAGGTTCGGCTACAGCACGGTTCTGGGGATCTTTTGTTGTGCTGGCCCGAGTCATGTCCGTCGACCTCCGTTGCTGTCTCGAGTGGTCGTCCTCCGTAGTCTGTTCGTAGCTTCCTGCCCTACGCCCCACGCGATCAATGGATTTCCGGAATCTCGTATTCGATCTGTATGTCATGGCCCGTCGCCCCGGATTAACCCTGTGCCCCACCGGCGCTAGTAGGCAAGATTAAGTCTATGACCACGGGCACTGTAGTCCGTACTTCGTACTGCACATGTGTACTTTGTGAACATTCCTTTAGTCTGAACTAGATGCTAACATAAACGCATGTATCAAAAGATCTGCCATATATTCGTCATAACCCAGACAACCTCTATTAAGCGAGCCAAATCAAACCTCCGTCAAAGCCCTCGCCTTCCCGCGAATATCATCCCCAAAATCCAACGGGTTCGTCGGATCCCCACCGGTCATCAATGCCAGCTTCCCCGAACGATCACTAACCAGCATATTCGCAAACTGGTTTCTGGAAAGCACTTCCTGCGCCTGCTCGCGGGCTTCATTGTCGCCGGTGCGGAATTTCTCGGCGTCGATGGACTTTAGCGTGCGGTGGGTTGTGCGGACGAAGtcaaagaggaagaagatggtTGGGTGAGTGGCGGGGGGTTGCATTTGGGGGTGGGACTCGAAGGCTCTGGTTTTTTTCTATGTTAGTTAAGGGGGTCAAGGTACGAAGGGTAGGCTGGTAGGCTGGAGAAGGCGTACGTGAGGAGCTCGCCCATTTGGGAGTCGACTTTGTCGAGGTTGACGTTGAGTTGCTCGGCGCTCATTTTGGTTGGATTTATCTCTTGTTTGTGAATTGGTAAGATTCTGAGAAGAGTTGTCGGGTGGTAGAAGAGTGCTCGAAATCGATGTTACTGGATAGCCATGTACGTCACGCTGCCCTGGGTTACCCGATTCGGCTTAGCTGCCATTGGCAGTACATATCTAGGCCTGTATTGCTATGTAAAGAACTAAGTAGTGACAGCAGAGATCGATGAGAATTTGAATGGTATTAGTTGGTGTATCGGGCCTTGAATGTGGCAGGCATGGATGCCTGGCCAGTCGTTCATAGGCATTACATGGGGCTTTCATACTCACCTTCTCTCCTCCCACACGCGACATTCTGCCATCTCGAATCCTCAATAATGCCTTCGCTGCCAAACGAGCTCTACCTTCAAATTGCCAGCTATCTTGAGCATGCGGGCCATATCAGCTCTTTTATGCAGACGACCAAAAGGGTCCATCACTTACCAACCCCCGTCCTTTATGATTTCGCGGTCCGCAGATACTACGCAGTTGAGATCCTCATATTGGCAGCTGAGCACGGCCATATTCGGGTCATTCAAAAAATGCTTGACGGAGGTGTTTTTGGAAGAGCATCTGCCTTTAATGGATGGAAAATCATCAAACTAGCGGTCATGAACCGCCATGCCGCCGTGGCCGATCAGTTGCAACAGAACGGCATTGAGGACGTTACTAGACCTTCTGAAGTGGAATGGGTTTACCCAAAATGTCTCATTTCTGGTCATGTCGGTTGCAAAATCCTGGGCTTGATACTGCAATATGCCGATGAATCTGTGTTGCGAGTCTTGGTCGAGCATGAGATCACGAAAGGAATGACGGCGAGAGCAGGCAGCTGTCGGGATCTAAGTGTGGATGAGTTCATCAAGTTGCATCTATTACAGGCGGCTGGCAAGAAACATCCTGTTCAAGATGAGATACCACTGCACTCTGCTGGGTCCAGAAACCAGCGGCATTCCGTGGTTTGCTCGAGAATGGTGCTGACCCGAACATCTATGAATACAACTGGAAACCAACGATATTCTGGGCAACTCATCCTAGAAATCTTGAGATGTTGCGGCTCTTTCTTGAGCACGGAGTGATGTTTATGACTTCTGGGGGAGTTGTGACTGGCTTGAAAGTAGTGAAAGCACAGAATGGgacaaaaagacaagaaacTACTCTTGCCACGAGTTTCAATAAGAGCGATGATGCTTTTTAATGCCGGAAACCGGGATAGGCTCATGAATATAGTGGTACTGTGCCGGTCTATGTCCGCTGTCAAACAGATTCTCGAAGGGGGAAGCCATGGAGATACGAAACCCTGGGGTCCACGGACCTTCTTGCACGATAAAACTCATTAAGCTCCAGTACCGCTTGCACATGCTGCAAAATGGAGACACATAGATGTGGTTGCATTGATACTTGATTATGGCGCCGACCCAAGTGCCAGTGGCCGCGCCACCTGGTCGGATGTTTTAGAGAGCGCTATAGGGCGTGGTAACACTGAGACGGTAAGACTGGTACTGGACAGAGGCATTGGCGTTGACTTTCAGCGAGGAGAAACCCATTGCAAGCCCAGCCTTGGCGTAAATGCGCTGGGATCCGTAGTACGCTTCCCGTCAATTTTCGATTTCTTATCGACCGAGGCGCACTAAACTCGGGAGCTCCTCCTCTCTCGGTGAAAATAATGCTGAGGAAGGTGGTGCAGTCAGGTAATGTATCATTTCTCAAGATACTACTTGATAAAGGTATCTCGCTTGATGTGCTTGACGAAGAAATATTATTTGCTGCAGCGGAAGGAAGTTCAGATATGCTCGAGTTTCTGTCCTCGCGTGGTCTACTGCTGGCCAAccaagagaaagagaattgCTATTTGCTAAGATATGGCATCGAAGAACGCAACTTGGGAGAGCTAAGTTTCTTTCTGAAAAATGGTTTCGACCAAGACCTGCCCATGGCTTTGGTAACAGCAGCAGCGGGCGCAACAGACCATGAAATTACGATCCAGATACTCGACTTTACTACGTCATGGAGCTAATATACATAGAATGCACATGTACCGCTTCCGTTGCTCCAAGTCCTCCTACCGTCCTTGCCCATGCAAAGAAGCAGCAATTGCAATTGGTTCAGTACCTTCTCGACGAAGCAGCTGCTTATGGATGACTATTACTGGCAGAAGATATACCCTGTGCTGTGAAGGAACTGTTTATCAATCCACTTCTGGCTCTGTCATTGCTAAGATGGGATCTAAGTGTGGAAAATTGCTTGATTACTGCACGATGGTTTGTATGGAAGCTTCATCCATGTTGAATTATTCCACATGCTTTGCAATCAAAACTTGGTCCTTGGAACACCATATTGCTCGTATGATGCTGTATTTTGATCTGTTTCAGAACCTAGCTCTTGCTTTGAGGTCCTAAAGGTAGTCTCTGGTAATCAACCCTAAGTTATACACGTGATCCACAATCACATGACAGAAGTCATGACGCTCCGCATTTATTATCTTATCGCATAAAATCACCGAATCAGATTCGTCCCTGAAATCAACCAAACTCTCCGGTGGTTCATGTATAACCGCAGACCCTTGCTCCTGTTGTCCCTTCAAAGGCGACCATTTACCAGACCCTCTTTTCGGAAACCCTCTTATATAACTTATTGCTTCCTATCGACAACCACACCACGACCTCCGCCCACCATGACCTCCAAAAACCCCCGCCAACCCCTCAAACTCCTCATGCTGCACGGCTACACCCAATCCGGCACCCTTTTCCACGCCAAATCCCGCGCCCTAATCAAGCACATCACAAAAGCCTTCCCTCTCCACGAAGTCGCTGCCATTTACCCAACAGGTCCCATCCATCTCGACCCCGCCGACATCCCCGGCTACGAGCCCTCCTCCCAGTCCCCAGAAACGGAAGAGAAGATTGAAGCGTACGGGTGGTGGAGACGGTCGAACACTGCGAATCCGCCGCTATATCTTGGTATTGAGGAAGGGCTAGCCGCTGTTGCGAAGGTGTTGAAGGAGGAGGGACCGTTTGATGGGGTGATCGGGTTTTCGCAGGGTGCTGCGCTAGCGGCGATGGTTGCGGGGTTATTGGAGAGTGGGAGGAAGGGAGCTTTTGAGAAGTATGCGGATGCGAGGGCTGCGTGTGAGGGGGTTGATTTGAGTGATTCGACGGAGAAGGATGTTGCTTCGATTGCGTTTCCGAAGTCGTTTGAGGAGGTGCAGCATCCGCCGTTGAAGTTTGCGCTGTGTTATAGTGGGTTCCGGGCGCCTGGACCGAGATATCGCGCGTTTTATGAGAGTCCGGCGATTCAAACGCCTATGTTGCATGTGTTGGGGTCGTTGGATGCGGTTGTTGATGATAGCCGGAGTCGAGCGTTGATCGAGGCTTGTGCGGGGGATCcggagaaggaggggaagatTGTTTGGCATCCGGGTGGGCATTTCTTGCCGAGCCAGAGACCCTTTTTGGATGCTGCTGTGAGGTTTATTCAGGAAAGATTGGAAAACAAGGATGACAAGGGTaaggaggaagatgaggatgtgaACAACATGGATCTGCCATTCTGAATTTAGTTTCCGTGTTTTTGCATGTTGACTATATAGAGCATCAATATACCACTACGTTCTGCTAGAACCTGAACATTAATATGGGATCATTTCGCGTTCTACATCAGATAGATTATTCTACACGCTGCAACCCTGCAGCGCCTAGTTCATTCATATCCACATCCATCTTCTAGAATTAAGAGACAAGAAAAAATACCTCAATGGGCCTTGGCCGGAAGAATCCTAGCCATCATCTCCTCCTTGGTAATCAAGTGATCGATGCGCTCCAGGTGGTTCAGGAGGTTCTTCATGTCACTACTCCATTCATTCAGGACATCGTCAGCGTCGCGGGGTTTAGCGAAGTTGATCAGTCGAGCTGGACGGTCGATCTTGGCGTAGATGGTCTTTGATGTGACCAGGTCACTGATGTACTTCTCCGTCTCTTCTTCGGCCAGATCCAGGAGCTGGGTCAGGCGGCCCATTTGGATACGGGTGTAGTATTTGGCCACAACGCGCACATTGTGCTCAATGACACGCTTCCGGAAGTCCTGCCACCTCTTGTACGCCTGGTCCTCGGCGGACTGGCCGGGTTGGGCGTCAAACACATCGGTATTGCACAGATGAGGACCAAATTCCTCCGAAACATAAGGCCAGCGCATCAATTCAGGGATGGTAAATAGCTTCACCAACCGCGACTCGACGGGAACGGCCGAGAGCCGGCTGTCCTGCTGGATGCGGTGCAGCAGATCTGATTGCTCGTTATCGTACGGCGACAGGACAATGTAGTAAACGATCCGTGCAAGTACCTTGTCTTGTTAGAAAACGTTACTAGACGGCGTAAATGAAAGAAAAACTTACAGCCTGCAACTGCTCTGGGTTGTTTTCGACCGACTCCGTATCCAAGACCTCCCGGTAGTGCTTGCAGACGTCGAGATACTTATACTCGTGGTTGGCAAGGATGATCTGCTGCTCGAAGTAACGAAGCTTCAAATCTGTCACATCATCGTCAACCTCCATTGGGGCCTCATCAGGCGCACGAGTCTTCTCCCGTTCCTCGGCCTCCTTCTTAAGCTGCTCGATCTGTTCGGaggtcttcttcggcttgcGGGAAAAGTAGCGTCTGTTGATCTTGCGGCTCAGGATGGTAGCTTGCGTCCAGTCGCCCCGTTCTATGCAAAGAGAAACTTGCTCCAGAATAAACTCGGTCTTTTCCCTCCTAGTCATGGAACCAAATGTCTCCACCTGGAGCTCGCACAGGATATCGGCGGCGGAATTAAGGTCGCCTTGGGACTTCTTGATGTTAGATAGGATACGTGTAACACGGGCTCTCTCGACTTCGacgaaaatctgtacgccGTATTAGCAAACGGTCCATCACGAGTATACTGACAGAACCGACCTTGCCCTCCGTCACTGTCCGCAAAGTCTCAATAACAGACAGCTTCACATCCATATTAGGCGTTTGGTCAATGAACGTCATGGCAGTCTGAATCATCCGTGTCGTGGCCTGTTTAAGTTGTCCATGTTTCTTCGATAGAAGAAGTACTTGGTCGTTAAGGAGGTTCCAGTCGCCGGCATTCTTGCAGATTGTGACGATGGCGACGAGGAGTCTGGATGTAGTGGCCAAGTCGGTTGCCTAGGAGCCAAATCAGAGTTAGATACGAATCCTGAATTGTTGGCGGATAGAAGTAAGATCAAAATCGTACCTGTCTTGCCTGCttttccaatcccaacaactTGTCGATGGCACTTTGGACATCGGTCTGTGGGCGGTCAGCATCCAAGTAATCCCAGTATACGCACCGGTAGTTCAAACCTTTGCGAGCTGCTCTGCCTCTGGAATCAACTGGTCAGCATCCTTGCTGTAGTCCTTCTCGGGCTTGAGAATGCCGTCGGACATGGTGACGAGGTGCTGCTACGTCACGGGCTTCAGACTGGTCTCTGGAATCGAGGATAGAAAGATAGAGTTGTCGTGACTCAGCGCAAACGGCAAATGCGACCTGCCTGCAGACAAAGAATGAGGGTGACGTGTGATTTGGAGGAGAATGGATGAAGCTCTAACGACGGACATCATCAACGCCCTTTGCGGAGGACGAGCTGGCGGCGGAAGCTCTGCCGCACGTGACCACAGCGCTATCGCGCGATCTACAGCTGTTCTCGCGCTGTCAACAAACGTCCTCTTCATTGCTCTTGGACACTTGCTCAACGACAGAACTTGAGATGTTTGAATCTAGCATTGATCTATTGCTTACTGAACGTCTCTCTAAGTTGCAATGCAGTTACAGGACAGAGTACCGTGCAGTGCTCTTTAAGAGCAAGATTGATCCGCTCTCACCATGCCAGATGAACAACAATCCAGGTTGCACTAGACTAATGAGTCCAGCATAATTTGCACTAATATTATGCCCCTTTCCAGGCCAATGAGACCATGCCTATTCTCTTTACATCAAGCGACTGCTGTCAACTGGCCAGTCATTCCCCGGATGCTTACTAAGCCACTTTCCGATCACGCAATATCAAATTGACTGCATCGGGATTTGCCAATTAGGATCAGATCGAGtataagaagaaaaaattTCAAGCAGCGATTACTGCGCGAAATCCTAATTTCATTCGGGAAGAATCTCGTGCGTTATCAATTGCCACAGATACGCTTATCGGGCTGTCATCGTTGTCAGTCACTGGAAAGTGTTGCTGTTATCGTCGATTCGTGGGGATTTTTCCGCGGAGCTTTGAGTTTGCAGAGTTCAAATATCGTCTGTGTCCAGATCGGCTTTTTGTCGATTCACTTAACTTGGACCAAGACGTCGTCAATTCTATCTTAGGCCATACTGAGTGATTGTTCGCTAATTTTCAGCCATACGAACGTTCCTGTGGCAAACCGGCACGATGAAGGATGCATCGTGTGATAACGGCCCTCGAGCACCATTGCTGGCGGCCGTGAATGTCGAATCACAGGTGCATTTGATCATCGGATCAAACCCTCTGGCAGCTGCTCGTTGCAGCAAGAGCCTGGACGCCGGTGCAAAGCCGATTATCATTGCACCAGAAACGGCTGATCTGCAATATACTTTGTCTGAACGCATTCAAAACGGTTCAGCAGAATGGGTACGCAAAGAATTCCAAGACGACGATTTGACGACTTTGGGGCGGGAAGAAGTTGACCGTGTTGTGGACATGGTCTTTGTCACTTTGGGCGGTAATCACCCGCTGAGTATGTCTTGACCATGCTTTTGTTCGAGGTCATGGCTGGTTTCTAACATCTTCACAGGCCCACACATTGCGAAACTGTGTCGACGTTTTAGGATTCCGGTCAATGTATCAGACGCCCCGGAGCTTTGCACATTTACTTTGCTTTCTACGTACTCGGATGGCCCTCTTCACGTTGGTATCACAACATCAGGACGTGGATGTAAGCTTGCTTCACGCTTAAGAAGGGaggtttcttcttcattaCCAACAAACCTTGGAAGCGCCATCGACAGACTAGGTGCAGTGAGGCGTCGCCTGTGGGAAGAAGATCAAGCTGCCGGACTTTGCGATACGGCTTtcgagggagatgatgatgatgcaacGGGCCAAAAGCACACGTTCAACACATTAGCTACAGATGACGAAGTTTACATGACTAGAACGAGACGCATACGTTGGCTTTCTCAGATTTGTGAATACTGGCCACTCCGCAAACTTGCCTCTATCACGGACTCTGATATCGACGACATCCTCAAGGCCTACTCGTCTGGGAATAACAATGCGCGAGAAGTCAACGGCGTAACAGCGAGGAAAGGAAAGATTATCCTGGCTGGTTCTGGTCCGGGACACCCCGATATGCTCACCCGGGCCACATATCATGCCATCCAAAGCGCAGACATCATTCTGGCAGACAAGCTCGTACCAGAGCCTGTTCTAAACTTGATCCCTCGGAGGACGGAAGTCCAGATTTCCCGCAAATTCCCCGGGAACGCAGACCAGGCGCAAGAAGAGTTCCTTCAAATGGGACTAAAGGCATTGCGCAGCGGGAAACAGGTACTCCGCCTGAAGCAGGGCGATCCCTACCTGTACGGCCGTGGAGGCGAAGAGTTTGAATTCTTCCGCAACGAAGGCCACATTCCCTTGGTCCTACCGGGCATCACCAGCGCACTGAGCGCCTCCTTGTTCGCTGAAATCCCAGCAACCCATCGCGGCGCAACGGACCAGGTTCTGATCTGCACAGGAACTGGCCGGAATGGTGCAGCACCTGAACCTCCTACCTACGTGCCTACACAAACAGTGGTCTTCTTGATGGCCCTTCACCGGCTCTCAGCTCTCGTGGAATCGCTGGTCAATGCACCAGCAGAGGACAGTGGCGCCCGGCCTCGTACACCTTGGCCCAGAGACACGCCGTGTGCTATCATTGAGCGCGCCTCGTGCACTGACCAGCGCGTTATCCGGACAACTTTGGAGCATGTATGCACAGCATTTGAGGCAGAGGGCTCGCGGCCTCCAGGACTGTTGGTGGTTGGCGTCAGCTGCCATGTCTTGCATCGGCCTAATGAACAGAAGTGGGTTGTCGAAGAAGGATTCAAGGGTCTGGACGAGCTGCGGGATCCGTCTATAATGAATGAAGAGGGATGGAAGGACTTCTAGATGACCAATGGCCATGGTTTAATGACGGCTGATGATGATCATGATTATTACTTTCTTGGTTTCAACAACGGAGTTGGATGTGGGAAAATAAAATTAGCGATACCCATATATAGATTCGGATTCATGAAATTCCATTCTATTCATTTCCTGGTTCTCCGTTCTTCTACAGATTCCCCTCGTTTCACATGAGAGTCACGGGACTACTCTGTAGTGTCTCCGCTAAAGTCCAGACTTGAGCCTCTCCAACCTTTGCCGATCAtccaacatcatcatcaaccaccATCAACCACCATCAATCTATAACATCATGGCCGGAGACAACAACAAAACTTACGTATCCAACGGAGAAGTGCTTGAAGGGTAAGTTAAAATAACCTAACTTCATCGAAGAATCACCGCCGCGGAGGCAGCTAACAAGATCGATTGTCGCAGACCACCGGTCTCCGTTCGCATTTCGCGCTTCTTTGAGTCTGTCTACGTCTTTTTCGGTCTTTATTTCACGAGTCTTCTCTCGGTACGTTTATCTTGTCTTGATTGTCCTTGTGTCCGTTTTGAAGGAATGGTTATTCGCATGCGACTGTACGCCATCCATCAACTATATCACTCTACGACTACGATAAATCAGGACACAGCTGATTATTCTGTTTTGTTTTACTAGTTCGACCCGTACACCGCCGCCCAGAACTCGCAATTCAACGTTGCCCGCCGAGGAGACAGGTTGGGAGGCTATAGCGGAAGTGGCGCAGGAGGTCCCGGTGGTCCTGGAGGCCCTGGGCCGAGAAGAATAGGACGGGTTGGACGGGTAGATGATATTCGCGACCCGGAGTGTGCTCCTTGCcggggaggatgttgaaaggATTGAGCGACAAGACGAGCGTGTGTGCAGGGTTGTGCGTGCTTTCAATGCTTCAATACGAGGCCTGTTGACGAGGGTGTCAGTGAGTAAAATGGAATGATCATATTGAGTTTCCTAGAGTTATAGGAATAGGACGTTTCAGATGGCATTTCTGTCCGGGCCTTGTCTGGTAATGACACCTGTGGCTCTGGTACGGGATGAGTTCCGTATTTGCTTGGACGAGGGTCATCGCTGCATCATGATGCAGTATCATTCACGTGGCTCTCGATTTTGTCGTCGAAGGGAAATAGCAGCCAGAGGGGATCAATTCGAGCACAATTGCTTTCGCAAAATATCTGCAGGCCTACTGGAATCCGACTCACTTGGTATGGTCTCTCGTTGAACCTTAGGGACGGCATTGACCCTCATATAGATACCTGGCCACGTATATCACCATGACTTCGATCAAAACCCCGAACACCAACGACGAGTGGGCGGCTCTGATCTCGGCAATGCGAGACTCCCTACCCAGCACCTACAACGTATACCATACCCCACGCCCAGGAATTATCTACCGTTCCCTCGACCACACCCTAGTGCTCGATTCCGCAACGGAGGAGGATGTAGACAAGCTCTGCGCCGACGCCCAATTTCACCGGTTCGCCTCGGTCTGCGTCCGTCCCAAGCATGTGCGGCAAGCAGTACGGGGCCTCGAAAAAGCCCAAGA encodes:
- the CRP6 gene encoding 40S ribosomal eS27 domain-containing protein (COG:J;~EggNog:ENOG410Q169;~InterPro:IPR000592,IPR011332;~PFAM:PF01667;~go_component: GO:0005840 - ribosome [Evidence IEA];~go_function: GO:0003735 - structural constituent of ribosome [Evidence IEA];~go_process: GO:0006412 - translation [Evidence IEA]), which produces MSCLCYGDEDIVAVGWGNFIVVAVASHRPTVLAVDLLNPTPQAEARKHKLKTLVPQPRSFFMDVKCPGCFTITTVFSHAQTVVICAGCSTVLCQPTGGKARLTEGCSFRRK
- a CDS encoding aminoalcoholphosphotransferase (COG:I;~EggNog:ENOG410PGVP;~InterPro:IPR014472,IPR000462,IPR043130;~PFAM:PF01066;~TransMembrane:8 (i50-68o80-98i167-192o228-250i262-281o293-314i326-345o351-370i);~go_component: GO:0016020 - membrane [Evidence IEA];~go_function: GO:0016780 - phosphotransferase activity, for other substituted phosphate groups [Evidence IEA];~go_process: GO:0008654 - phospholipid biosynthetic process [Evidence IEA]), giving the protein MVYIRQHQLPNLKSYRYAGVDHSFISRYILKPFYNNFVIHCFPMSMAPNAITLTGFIFVVINFFTVLYYNPTLDQDCPPWVYASCALGLFLYQTFDAVDGMQARRTRQSGPLGELFDHSVDACNTALGVLIFCSTMNFGQSWATVLTLFGSTMTFYVQTWDEYYTQVLTLGVVSGPVEGVLTLCVVFAFTAYEGGGSFWHRSMFDTVGVPKLDWIPEAAYDMSFTQWYLIYGALLLFFATGSSIYHVVQVRRERGQDPIKPLFGLLPLVATWIFVPAYLYLQPAILENHLIPFVLYVGLINAYSVGRMIVGHLVKAPFPYFNILQVPLALAVFDNTGPFFGLWSSVLGADFSSQVTFVFVSLGLAVGVYGSFVHDVITTICDYIDIWCLTIKHPHVEEAQATAREGVAVAKKAQ
- a CDS encoding alpha/beta hydrolase (COG:E;~EggNog:ENOG410PPSZ;~InterPro:IPR005645,IPR029058;~PFAM:PF03959), which produces MYNRRPLLLLSLQRRPFTRPSFRKPSYITYCFLSTTTPRPPPTMTSKNPRQPLKLLMLHGYTQSGTLFHAKSRALIKHITKAFPLHEVAAIYPTGPIHLDPADIPGYEPSSQSPETEEKIEAYGWWRRSNTANPPLYLGIEEGLAAVAKVLKEEGPFDGVIGFSQGAALAAMVAGLLESGRKGAFEKYADARAACEGVDLSDSTEKDVASIAFPKSFEEVQHPPLKFALCYSGFRAPGPRYRAFYESPAIQTPMLHVLGSLDAVVDDSRSRALIEACAGDPEKEGKIVWHPGGHFLPSQRPFLDAAVRFIQERLENKDDKGKEEDEDVNNMDLPF
- a CDS encoding uncharacterized protein (TransMembrane:1 (o15-33i)), producing MGSSGYLAYGQSTSYVNTFFIIVLFYCLFVRLVSMNAHAIAITTTANDESATRAAAATTPATLATHLSHDDFDMSYEGCGIGYGYCLGLEVRLQHGSGDLLLCWPESCPSTSVAVSSGRPP
- a CDS encoding uncharacterized protein (COG:S;~EggNog:ENOG410PTSJ), encoding MSAEQLNVNLDKVDSQMGELLTAFESHPQMQPPATHPTIFFLFDFVRTTHRTLKSIDAEKFRTGDNEAREQAQEVLSRNQFANMLVSDRSGKLALMTGGDPTNPLDFGDDIRGKARALTEV